A genomic stretch from Nicotiana sylvestris unplaced genomic scaffold, ASM39365v2 Un00001, whole genome shotgun sequence includes:
- the LOC138884602 gene encoding uncharacterized protein: MAPNYNYISEIAISKMSWNLKVRVVRLWYIPDREKPKNSNSIVLIIQDEKGDRIHATIGRAVMRIFKTKIHEMGLCQGEVIGYGNVESYNQGGKISTFMNLELEDHERNNISAIFWGEFVGEILPHLDGSPHQRVIVVMQLLKAHKFQGSGREVNLERFSQTTSQRSYSVSEELAAGNVEEGKIWIVATVVNLELERRWSYVGCKKCSKKVDKIGNKFYCKKCERVDHFALKRYRLQVRVIDVTGSISLLLWDREATKLTGKSADTLKEGVVETSSAAYECSHPLEIDAILDRKFMFKLTVKPSNIEENDEVYIVVKVSDDEDLIQKYSPSSEAEAYAFTDSVADNEMISPTLTPSKRTRDNAGPTTVEVDDDAGQLSSNRVKRVIKKEKNP; this comes from the exons ATGGCTCCAAACTATAACTATATCAGCGAAATAGCAATATCCaaaatgagttggaatttgaaAGTTCGTGTTGTTAGATTGTGGTACATTCCAGACCGCGAGAAACCAAAAAATTCTAATTCAATCGTATTAATTATTCAAGATGAAAAG GGTGATCGAATTCATGCAACTATTGGAAGAGCTGTTATGcgtattttcaaaacaaaaatacatgaaatgggatt ATGTCAAGGAGAAGTTATTGGTTATGGTAACGTAGAATCTTATAACCAAGGTGGTAAAATAAGTACATTTATGAACTTGGAGCTCGAGGATCATGA GAGGAACAATATTTCAGCAATATTTTGGGGAGAATTTGTAGGTGAAATCTTGCCTCACTTGGATGGATCACCCCATCAACGTGTCATAGTGGTTATGCAACTACTAAAAGCTCACAAATTTCAAG GAAGTGGGCGTGAAGTTAATCTTGAGAGGTTTAGTCAAACAACTTCTCAACGTAGTTATTCTGTTTCTGAAGAACTGGCTGCTGGGAATGTGGAA GAAGGGAAAATATGGATTGTTGCTACTGTAGTGAATTTAGAACTTGAAAGGAGATGGTCATATGTAGGGTGCAAAAAATGTTCGAAGAAAGTTGATAAAATTGGAAATAAGTTTTACTGCAAGAAATGTGAACGTGTAGATCATTTTGCTCTAAAAAG ATATAGGCTTCAGGTTCGAGTAATTGATGTCACTGGCTCAATTTCTTTGTTGCTTTGGGATCGTGAGGCGACAAAACTCACTGGAAAATCTGCTGATACCTTGAAAGAAGGTGTAGTAGAG ACATCTAGTGCTGCTTATGAGTGTTCTCATCCATTGGAGATTGATGCTATTCTGGATAGAAAATTTATGTTTAAACTGACAGTGAAACCTTCCAACATTGAGGAGAATGATGAAGTTTATATCGTCGTTAAGGTCAGCGACGATGAGGACCTTATACAAAAATATAGTCCGTCTTCAGAAGCAGAAGCATATGCCTTTACT GATTCTGTGGCTGATAATGAGATGATCTCTCCTACACTGACCCCTTCCAAGAGAACTAGAGACAATGCTGGACCAACCACTGTAGAAGTTGATGATGATGCGGGACAATTATCAAGCAACAGGGTGAAGAGAGTgattaaaaaggagaaaaatccATGA